One genomic segment of Paenibacillus sp. FSL H8-0332 includes these proteins:
- the thiH gene encoding 2-iminoacetate synthase ThiH gives MSFYETMTRLEQLPYRALWSRYTAEDVKRALRAEQVDEEGLMALLSPAAEPYLEEMAQKAHRLTRTHFGHVMQLFTPMYLADYCVNHCTYCSFSSIYDFPRKKLTLEQVAREAETIAATGLRHILILTGESRRDSPAGYVRDCVNVLRRYFSSVSIEVNPLSTAEYAELRDAGVDGLTLYQEVYHQETYRALHVKGPKRVYRNRLDAPERGCEAGFRSVNIGALLGMYEWRQEALATALHARYLQDKYPECEIGLSVPRFRPYLGEFNPASDVTDRALVQIILAYRLFLPRSGLSLSTREPAALRDHLVQLGITKMSAGVSTEVGGHSLEGGTPQFEISDNRSVDEIAVMLRLRGLEPVFKDWDILSEPAGLA, from the coding sequence ATGAGCTTTTATGAGACGATGACCCGGCTGGAGCAGCTTCCTTACAGGGCGTTATGGAGCCGGTATACGGCAGAGGATGTGAAGCGCGCACTTCGTGCAGAGCAGGTTGATGAAGAGGGGCTGATGGCATTGCTGTCACCGGCAGCGGAGCCTTATCTGGAGGAGATGGCGCAGAAGGCACACCGGTTAACGCGTACGCATTTCGGCCATGTGATGCAATTATTTACACCGATGTATCTCGCTGATTACTGTGTGAATCATTGTACCTATTGCAGCTTCAGCTCCATTTATGATTTTCCGCGTAAAAAACTAACGCTGGAGCAGGTCGCCCGGGAAGCAGAGACCATCGCAGCCACGGGCCTGCGCCACATTCTCATTCTGACCGGAGAATCCCGGAGGGACAGTCCGGCCGGTTATGTGAGGGACTGCGTGAATGTGCTCCGGCGCTATTTTTCCTCCGTCAGCATTGAAGTGAATCCGCTCTCGACAGCAGAATATGCTGAGCTCAGAGACGCCGGTGTGGACGGTCTGACGCTCTATCAGGAGGTCTACCACCAGGAGACTTATCGGGCGCTGCATGTAAAAGGACCCAAACGCGTCTACCGCAACCGTCTGGATGCTCCCGAGCGGGGCTGTGAGGCCGGGTTCCGTTCGGTCAATATCGGAGCCCTGCTCGGCATGTACGAATGGCGCCAGGAGGCTCTGGCCACTGCGCTGCATGCGAGGTACTTGCAGGACAAGTACCCGGAATGCGAAATCGGATTGTCCGTTCCAAGATTTCGGCCATACCTGGGGGAATTCAATCCCGCAAGTGATGTGACCGACCGTGCACTGGTGCAGATTATCCTGGCGTACCGTCTGTTCCTGCCGCGCTCTGGCCTCTCACTGTCCACACGCGAGCCTGCTGCTCTGCGCGATCATCTGGTCCAGCTCGGCATCACGAAGATGTCGGCAGGGGTATCCACCGAAGTGGGCGGACATTCCCTGGAAGGGGGAACGCCGCAGTTTGAAATCTCGGACAACCGCAGCGTGGATGAGATCGCCGTGATGCTGCGCTTGCGAGGGCTGGAGCCGGTGTTCAAGGACTGGGATATCCTGTCCGAGCCGGCCGGCTTGGCTTAG
- the yfbR gene encoding 5'-deoxynucleotidase, which yields MNYHFSAYLYRLQYIQRWSLMRSTAPENVAQHSFQVALLAHMLCTIGNAHFGRSLNADRASTMALFHDATEVFTGDIATPVKHNNSRLLSSFREMEQVAADRLAAMIPPELSAVYAPLLQPHTSPPGSEDAGLLRYVKAADVLDAYLKCVWEVAAGNREFAAAKEQTAAKLHVLGMPEMEYFLKHMAPGFEMSLDELSSSASQGQSAGQPESIE from the coding sequence TTGAACTACCATTTCTCTGCCTATCTCTACCGGCTGCAATATATCCAGCGCTGGAGCCTCATGCGCAGCACCGCCCCGGAGAACGTGGCGCAGCATTCATTCCAGGTCGCCCTGCTGGCGCACATGCTGTGCACCATAGGCAATGCCCATTTCGGCCGCTCGCTGAACGCCGACCGTGCATCTACGATGGCGCTGTTCCACGACGCCACCGAGGTCTTCACCGGCGACATCGCCACGCCGGTGAAGCATAACAACTCGCGTCTGCTGTCCAGCTTCCGCGAGATGGAGCAGGTGGCCGCCGACCGGCTGGCGGCCATGATTCCGCCAGAGCTGAGCGCAGTCTATGCGCCGCTCCTGCAGCCGCACACCAGCCCGCCCGGCTCCGAAGATGCCGGACTGCTACGCTACGTCAAGGCAGCGGATGTGCTGGACGCTTACCTGAAATGCGTCTGGGAGGTCGCCGCAGGTAACCGAGAATTCGCCGCCGCCAAAGAGCAGACCGCCGCGAAGCTGCATGTGCTGGGGATGCCTGAGATGGAATATTTCCTTAAACACATGGCTCCGGGCTTCGAGATGTCGCTGGACGAGCTGTCTTCCAGCGCGAGTCAGGGACAGTCTGCCGGACAACCTGAATCCATAGAGTAA